From one Anabas testudineus chromosome 21, fAnaTes1.2, whole genome shotgun sequence genomic stretch:
- the fmnl2a gene encoding formin-like protein 2 isoform X3: protein MGNAGSMDQHTDFRGHNMPLKLPMPEPGELEERFAVVLNSMNLPPDKARLLRQYDNEKKWELICDQERFQVKNPPHTYLQKLRSYLDPAVTRKKFRRRVQESTQVLRELEISLRTNHIGWVREFLNEENKGLDVLVEYLSFAQYAVTFDGDCVENNPEAMMDKSKPWNRSIEDLHRGGTLPSPITGNGITRAGRHSTLRCNTLPSRRTLKNSRLVCKKDDVHVCIMCLRAIMNYQYGFNMVMSHPCAVNEIALSLNNKNPRTKALVLELLAAVCLVRGGHEIILSAFDNFKEVCMEEQRFERLMEYFKNEDNNIDFMVACMQFINIVVHSVEDMNFRVHLQYDFTKLCLDDYLDKLKHTESDKLQVQIQAYLDNVFDVGALLEDAETKNAALERVEELEENMSHMTEKLQDMENEAMSKIVELEKQLMQRNKDLESIREVYKETSSQVHSLRQVLKEKDEAIQRQSTLEKKIHELEKQGTIKIHKKGDGDISILTSPPSGAEGLTGTVIGGHAPAGSPSHDRVGAGMPAPPPPPPPPPPLPVNGSLSNGPSLVIPAVAAAPPPPPPPPPPPPPPPPPGLASEISAPLPPPPPPVAPPLPGCGTPTVIMNSGLAAVKIKKPIKTKFRMPVFNWVALKPNQINGTVFNEIDDERILEDLNVDEFEEMFKTKAQGPSIDLNVNKQKVIQKVPNKVTLLDSNRAKNLAITLRKVGKTPEEICKAIQIFDLRTLPVDFVECLMRFQPTENEVKILRQFEKERKPLESLTDEDRFMMQFSKIERLMQKMTIMAFIGNFCESIQMLTPQLHAVIAASVSIKSSQKLKKILEIILALGNYMNSSKRGAVYGFKLQSLDLLLDTKSTDRKLTLLHYIANVVKEKYSQVCLFYNELHYVEKAAAVSLENVLLDVKELQRGMELTKREYSMHGHNTMLKDFITHNESKLKKLQDDAKIAQDAFDEVVKFFGENSKTTPPSVFFPVFVRFVKAYRQAEEDNEQRKRQEQIMMEKLLEQEAMMEEDQKSPSHKNKRQQQELIQELRRKQVKDSRHVYEGKDGAIEDIITALKKNNITKFPNIYSRVRNSSSSSTPVVVDVPQT, encoded by the exons aactCAATGAATCTTCCTCCAGACAAAGCACGACTTTTGAGACAGTACGACAATGAGAAGAAATGGGAACTCATCTGCGATCAG GAGCGGTTCCAAGTGAAAAACCCGCCTCACACATACCTCCAAAAGCTGAGGAGTTATCTAGACCCCGCAGTAACAAGAAAG AAATTCAGACGGAGGGTTCAGGAGTCCACCCAAGTGCTGAGAGAACTGGAAATTTCTTTACGGACCAATCATATAGG GTGGGTGAGAGAATTCCTAAATGAAGAGAACAAAGGCCTGGACGTGCTGGTGGAGTATCTATCCTTTGCACAGTACGCTGTCAC GTTTGATGGCGACTGTGTGGAGAACAACCCAGAGGCTATGATGGATAAGTCTAAGCCCTGGAATCGCTCAATAGAAGACCTGCATCGAGGAGGCACCCTGCCGTCCCCCATCACTGGGAATGGCATCACACGTGCTGGGCGACATTCCACGTTACG ttGTAACACACTGCCCAGCCGGCGAACACTAAAAAACTCCAGACTGGTCTGCAAGAAAGACGACGTCCACGTTTGCATCATGTGCCTGCGGGCCATCATGAACTACCAG TATGGCTTCAACATGGTCATGTCCCACCCATGTGCTGTGAATGAAATTGCACTAAGTCTCAACAATAAAAATCCAAG aACTAAAGCTCTGGTCTTGGAGCTTCTGGCGGCAGTTTGTCTCGTGAGAGGAGGCCACGAAATTATTCTTTCTGCATTTGACAACTTTAAGGAG GTGTGCATGGAGGAACAGCGGTTTGAGAGACTAATGGAGTATTTCAAGAACGAGGACAACAATATCGACTTCATG GTGGCCTGTATGCAGTTCATCAACATTGTTGTGCACTCAGTGGAGGACATGAACTTTAGAGTTCATCTACAGTACGACTTCACCAAGCTCTGTCTGGATGACTACTTAGAC aaACTAAAGCACACAGAGAGTGATAAACTGCAGGTTCAGATCCAGGCCTACTTGGACAACGTGTTTGATGTGGGAGCCCTTCTTGAGGATGCGGAGACCAAAAATGCTGCCCtggagagggtggaggagctggaagaaaacatgtcacat ATGACAGAGAAGCTACAGGACATGGAGAATGAAGCCATGTCCAAGATTGTAGAGCTGGAGAAGCAGCTGATGCAAAGGAACAAGGATCTTGAGTCCATCAGG GAAGTCTACAAAGAAACCAGCTCACAGGTGCACTCACTGCGGCAGGTGCTGAAGGAGAAGGATGAGGCCATCCAAAGACAGAGTACCTTGGAAAAGAAGATCCACGAACTGGAGAAGCAGGGCACCATCAAAATCCACAAGAAAGGAGACGGAGACATCTCGATCCTAACCTCGCCGCCGTCTGGTGCGGAAGGTTTGACGGGCACTGTGATCGGAGGACACGCTCCAGCTGGCAGTCCAAGCCATGACAGAGTTGGAGCGGGCATGCCTGCTCCtcccccaccaccccctccacccccaccgCTACCAGTAAACGGCTCAT TGTCAAATGGACCGTCACTGGTCATtccagcagtagcagcagctcctccacctccgcctcccccaccaccccctccacctccccctccaccccctGGACTGGCTTCAGAGATCTCAGCCCCTCtgcctcctccgcctcctcctgtTGCTCCACCGCTGCCCGGCTGTGGGACGCCCACTGTCATCATGAACTCTGGTTTAGCAG CTGTTAAGATCAAGAAACCCATCAAGACAAAGTTTCGTATGCCGGTCTTCAACTGGGTAGCCCTTAAACCAAACCAGATCAACGGGACTGTCTTCAATGAGATTGACGATGAGAGGATACTCGAG GACCTAAACGTGGATGAATTTGAGGAAATGTTTAAGACAAAAGCCCAGGGCCCTTCGATTGATCTCAACGTGAACAAGCAGAAGGTCATTCAGAAGGTGCCCAACAAGGTGACTCTGCTGGACTCCAACAGGGCGAAGAACCTGGCCATTACACTGAGGAAAGTAGGCAAGACACCTGAGGAGATCTGCAAGGCCATTCAGAT CTTTGACCTACGGACGCTGCCCGTAGACTTTGTGGAGTGTCTGATGCGGTTCCAGCCCACAGAGAACGAGGTTAAAATCCTGCGGCAGTTTGAAAAAGAGCGCAAGCCGCTGGAGAGCCTGACGGATGAGGACCGCTTCATGATGCAGTTCAGTAAGATCGAGCGGCTCATGCAGAAGATGACCATCATGGCCTTCATCGGCAACTTCTGCGAGAGCATCCAGATGCTCACACCT CAACTTCACGCCGTCATCGCAGCGTCTGTGTCCATCAAGTCGTCACAAAAGTTAAAGAAAATTTTAGAG ATTATCTTGGCACTCGGAAACTACATGAACAGCAGCAAAAGAGGAGCGGTGTACGGGTTCAAGCTGCAAAGCTTAGACTTG CTCCTTGATACCAAGTCAACAGACCGTAAATTAACATTGTTACACTACATAGCCAATGTGGTGAAGGAGAAATACTCGCAGGTCTGTCTGTTCTACAACGAGCTGCACTATGTGGAGAAAGCCGCAGCAG TGTCGTTGGAGAATGTCCTGCTGGATgtgaaggagctgcagagaggCATGGAGCTGACCAAGAGAGAGTACAGCATGCACGGTCACAACACCATGCTCAAAGACTTCATCACACACAATGAGAGCAAGCTGAAAAAGCTGCAGGACGATGCCAAGATTGCACAG GATGCTTTTGACGAGGTGGTGAAATTCTTCGGCGAGAACTCCAAAACGACGCCGCCATCCGTCTTCTTCCCCGTGTTTGTGCGATTTGTTAAGGCTTACAGG CAAGCAGAGGAGGACAATGAGCAAAGAAAGAGGCAGGAGCAGATTATGATGGAGAAACTTCTAGAGCAAGAGGCAATGATGGAGGAAGACCAAAAG TCCCCATCCCATAAGAACAAGCGGCAGCAGCAAGAGCTGATCCAGGAGCTCAGAAGGAAACAGGTGAAAGACAGTCGCCATGTGTACGAAGGCAAAGACGGAGCAATTGAAGACATCATCACAG CCCTAAAGAAGAATAACATTACTAAATTTCCCAATATCTACTCGAGGGTAAGGAACTCCTCCTCCAGTAGCACGCCTGTAGTGGTGGATGTGCCCCAAACCTG A
- the fmnl2a gene encoding formin-like protein 2 isoform X2: protein MGNAGSMDQHTDFRGHNMPLKLPMPEPGELEERFAVVLNSMNLPPDKARLLRQYDNEKKWELICDQERFQVKNPPHTYLQKLRSYLDPAVTRKKFRRRVQESTQVLRELEISLRTNHIGWVREFLNEENKGLDVLVEYLSFAQYAVTFDGDCVENNPEAMMDKSKPWNRSIEDLHRGGTLPSPITGNGITRAGRHSTLRCNTLPSRRTLKNSRLVCKKDDVHVCIMCLRAIMNYQYGFNMVMSHPCAVNEIALSLNNKNPRTKALVLELLAAVCLVRGGHEIILSAFDNFKEVCMEEQRFERLMEYFKNEDNNIDFMVACMQFINIVVHSVEDMNFRVHLQYDFTKLCLDDYLDKLKHTESDKLQVQIQAYLDNVFDVGALLEDAETKNAALERVEELEENMSHMTEKLQDMENEAMSKIVELEKQLMQRNKDLESIREVYKETSSQVHSLRQVLKEKDEAIQRQSTLEKKIHELEKQGTIKIHKKGDGDISILTSPPSGAEGLTGTVIGGHAPAGSPSHDRVGAGMPAPPPPPPPPPPLPVNGSLSNGPSLVIPAVAAAPPPPPPPPPPPPPPPPPGLASEISAPLPPPPPPVAPPLPGCGTPTVIMNSGLAAVKIKKPIKTKFRMPVFNWVALKPNQINGTVFNEIDDERILEDLNVDEFEEMFKTKAQGPSIDLNVNKQKVIQKVPNKVTLLDSNRAKNLAITLRKVGKTPEEICKAIQIFDLRTLPVDFVECLMRFQPTENEVKILRQFEKERKPLESLTDEDRFMMQFSKIERLMQKMTIMAFIGNFCESIQMLTPQLHAVIAASVSIKSSQKLKKILEIILALGNYMNSSKRGAVYGFKLQSLDLLLDTKSTDRKLTLLHYIANVVKEKYSQVCLFYNELHYVEKAAAVSLENVLLDVKELQRGMELTKREYSMHGHNTMLKDFITHNESKLKKLQDDAKIAQDAFDEVVKFFGENSKTTPPSVFFPVFVRFVKAYRQAEEDNEQRKRQEQIMMEKLLEQEAMMEEDQKSPSHKNKRQQQELIQELRRKQVKDSRHVYEGKDGAIEDIITDLRNQPYRRADAVRRSVRRRFDDQNLRPVNNGEVVM from the exons aactCAATGAATCTTCCTCCAGACAAAGCACGACTTTTGAGACAGTACGACAATGAGAAGAAATGGGAACTCATCTGCGATCAG GAGCGGTTCCAAGTGAAAAACCCGCCTCACACATACCTCCAAAAGCTGAGGAGTTATCTAGACCCCGCAGTAACAAGAAAG AAATTCAGACGGAGGGTTCAGGAGTCCACCCAAGTGCTGAGAGAACTGGAAATTTCTTTACGGACCAATCATATAGG GTGGGTGAGAGAATTCCTAAATGAAGAGAACAAAGGCCTGGACGTGCTGGTGGAGTATCTATCCTTTGCACAGTACGCTGTCAC GTTTGATGGCGACTGTGTGGAGAACAACCCAGAGGCTATGATGGATAAGTCTAAGCCCTGGAATCGCTCAATAGAAGACCTGCATCGAGGAGGCACCCTGCCGTCCCCCATCACTGGGAATGGCATCACACGTGCTGGGCGACATTCCACGTTACG ttGTAACACACTGCCCAGCCGGCGAACACTAAAAAACTCCAGACTGGTCTGCAAGAAAGACGACGTCCACGTTTGCATCATGTGCCTGCGGGCCATCATGAACTACCAG TATGGCTTCAACATGGTCATGTCCCACCCATGTGCTGTGAATGAAATTGCACTAAGTCTCAACAATAAAAATCCAAG aACTAAAGCTCTGGTCTTGGAGCTTCTGGCGGCAGTTTGTCTCGTGAGAGGAGGCCACGAAATTATTCTTTCTGCATTTGACAACTTTAAGGAG GTGTGCATGGAGGAACAGCGGTTTGAGAGACTAATGGAGTATTTCAAGAACGAGGACAACAATATCGACTTCATG GTGGCCTGTATGCAGTTCATCAACATTGTTGTGCACTCAGTGGAGGACATGAACTTTAGAGTTCATCTACAGTACGACTTCACCAAGCTCTGTCTGGATGACTACTTAGAC aaACTAAAGCACACAGAGAGTGATAAACTGCAGGTTCAGATCCAGGCCTACTTGGACAACGTGTTTGATGTGGGAGCCCTTCTTGAGGATGCGGAGACCAAAAATGCTGCCCtggagagggtggaggagctggaagaaaacatgtcacat ATGACAGAGAAGCTACAGGACATGGAGAATGAAGCCATGTCCAAGATTGTAGAGCTGGAGAAGCAGCTGATGCAAAGGAACAAGGATCTTGAGTCCATCAGG GAAGTCTACAAAGAAACCAGCTCACAGGTGCACTCACTGCGGCAGGTGCTGAAGGAGAAGGATGAGGCCATCCAAAGACAGAGTACCTTGGAAAAGAAGATCCACGAACTGGAGAAGCAGGGCACCATCAAAATCCACAAGAAAGGAGACGGAGACATCTCGATCCTAACCTCGCCGCCGTCTGGTGCGGAAGGTTTGACGGGCACTGTGATCGGAGGACACGCTCCAGCTGGCAGTCCAAGCCATGACAGAGTTGGAGCGGGCATGCCTGCTCCtcccccaccaccccctccacccccaccgCTACCAGTAAACGGCTCAT TGTCAAATGGACCGTCACTGGTCATtccagcagtagcagcagctcctccacctccgcctcccccaccaccccctccacctccccctccaccccctGGACTGGCTTCAGAGATCTCAGCCCCTCtgcctcctccgcctcctcctgtTGCTCCACCGCTGCCCGGCTGTGGGACGCCCACTGTCATCATGAACTCTGGTTTAGCAG CTGTTAAGATCAAGAAACCCATCAAGACAAAGTTTCGTATGCCGGTCTTCAACTGGGTAGCCCTTAAACCAAACCAGATCAACGGGACTGTCTTCAATGAGATTGACGATGAGAGGATACTCGAG GACCTAAACGTGGATGAATTTGAGGAAATGTTTAAGACAAAAGCCCAGGGCCCTTCGATTGATCTCAACGTGAACAAGCAGAAGGTCATTCAGAAGGTGCCCAACAAGGTGACTCTGCTGGACTCCAACAGGGCGAAGAACCTGGCCATTACACTGAGGAAAGTAGGCAAGACACCTGAGGAGATCTGCAAGGCCATTCAGAT CTTTGACCTACGGACGCTGCCCGTAGACTTTGTGGAGTGTCTGATGCGGTTCCAGCCCACAGAGAACGAGGTTAAAATCCTGCGGCAGTTTGAAAAAGAGCGCAAGCCGCTGGAGAGCCTGACGGATGAGGACCGCTTCATGATGCAGTTCAGTAAGATCGAGCGGCTCATGCAGAAGATGACCATCATGGCCTTCATCGGCAACTTCTGCGAGAGCATCCAGATGCTCACACCT CAACTTCACGCCGTCATCGCAGCGTCTGTGTCCATCAAGTCGTCACAAAAGTTAAAGAAAATTTTAGAG ATTATCTTGGCACTCGGAAACTACATGAACAGCAGCAAAAGAGGAGCGGTGTACGGGTTCAAGCTGCAAAGCTTAGACTTG CTCCTTGATACCAAGTCAACAGACCGTAAATTAACATTGTTACACTACATAGCCAATGTGGTGAAGGAGAAATACTCGCAGGTCTGTCTGTTCTACAACGAGCTGCACTATGTGGAGAAAGCCGCAGCAG TGTCGTTGGAGAATGTCCTGCTGGATgtgaaggagctgcagagaggCATGGAGCTGACCAAGAGAGAGTACAGCATGCACGGTCACAACACCATGCTCAAAGACTTCATCACACACAATGAGAGCAAGCTGAAAAAGCTGCAGGACGATGCCAAGATTGCACAG GATGCTTTTGACGAGGTGGTGAAATTCTTCGGCGAGAACTCCAAAACGACGCCGCCATCCGTCTTCTTCCCCGTGTTTGTGCGATTTGTTAAGGCTTACAGG CAAGCAGAGGAGGACAATGAGCAAAGAAAGAGGCAGGAGCAGATTATGATGGAGAAACTTCTAGAGCAAGAGGCAATGATGGAGGAAGACCAAAAG TCCCCATCCCATAAGAACAAGCGGCAGCAGCAAGAGCTGATCCAGGAGCTCAGAAGGAAACAGGTGAAAGACAGTCGCCATGTGTACGAAGGCAAAGACGGAGCAATTGAAGACATCATCACAG ATTTGAGGAATCAGCCTTACAGGAGAGCAGACGCTGTGCGGAGGAGTGTCAGGAGACGCTTTGACGATCAGAACCTGCGGCCGGTGAACAACGGTGAAGTGGTCATGTGA
- the fmnl2a gene encoding formin-like protein 2 isoform X1, translating to MGNAGSMDQHTDFRGHNMPLKLPMPEPGELEERFAVVLNSMNLPPDKARLLRQYDNEKKWELICDQERFQVKNPPHTYLQKLRSYLDPAVTRKKFRRRVQESTQVLRELEISLRTNHIGWVREFLNEENKGLDVLVEYLSFAQYAVTFDGDCVENNPEAMMDKSKPWNRSIEDLHRGGTLPSPITGNGITRAGRHSTLRCNTLPSRRTLKNSRLVCKKDDVHVCIMCLRAIMNYQYGFNMVMSHPCAVNEIALSLNNKNPRTKALVLELLAAVCLVRGGHEIILSAFDNFKEVCMEEQRFERLMEYFKNEDNNIDFMVACMQFINIVVHSVEDMNFRVHLQYDFTKLCLDDYLDKLKHTESDKLQVQIQAYLDNVFDVGALLEDAETKNAALERVEELEENMSHMTEKLQDMENEAMSKIVELEKQLMQRNKDLESIREVYKETSSQVHSLRQVLKEKDEAIQRQSTLEKKIHELEKQGTIKIHKKGDGDISILTSPPSGAEGLTGTVIGGHAPAGSPSHDRVGAGMPAPPPPPPPPPPLPVNGSLSNGPSLVIPAVAAAPPPPPPPPPPPPPPPPPGLASEISAPLPPPPPPVAPPLPGCGTPTVIMNSGLAAVKIKKPIKTKFRMPVFNWVALKPNQINGTVFNEIDDERILEDLNVDEFEEMFKTKAQGPSIDLNVNKQKVIQKVPNKVTLLDSNRAKNLAITLRKVGKTPEEICKAIQIFDLRTLPVDFVECLMRFQPTENEVKILRQFEKERKPLESLTDEDRFMMQFSKIERLMQKMTIMAFIGNFCESIQMLTPQLHAVIAASVSIKSSQKLKKILEIILALGNYMNSSKRGAVYGFKLQSLDLLLDTKSTDRKLTLLHYIANVVKEKYSQVCLFYNELHYVEKAAAVSLENVLLDVKELQRGMELTKREYSMHGHNTMLKDFITHNESKLKKLQDDAKIAQDAFDEVVKFFGENSKTTPPSVFFPVFVRFVKAYRQAEEDNEQRKRQEQIMMEKLLEQEAMMEEDQKSPSHKNKRQQQELIQELRRKQVKDSRHVYEGKDGAIEDIITALKKNNITKFPNIYSRVRNSSSSSTPVVVDVPQTWQASLYYLPCSFTSLSFKVHSSPHVPVLPSEHLYNSKFECLIMKLALCSSFYSTCGCILISQDISELL from the exons aactCAATGAATCTTCCTCCAGACAAAGCACGACTTTTGAGACAGTACGACAATGAGAAGAAATGGGAACTCATCTGCGATCAG GAGCGGTTCCAAGTGAAAAACCCGCCTCACACATACCTCCAAAAGCTGAGGAGTTATCTAGACCCCGCAGTAACAAGAAAG AAATTCAGACGGAGGGTTCAGGAGTCCACCCAAGTGCTGAGAGAACTGGAAATTTCTTTACGGACCAATCATATAGG GTGGGTGAGAGAATTCCTAAATGAAGAGAACAAAGGCCTGGACGTGCTGGTGGAGTATCTATCCTTTGCACAGTACGCTGTCAC GTTTGATGGCGACTGTGTGGAGAACAACCCAGAGGCTATGATGGATAAGTCTAAGCCCTGGAATCGCTCAATAGAAGACCTGCATCGAGGAGGCACCCTGCCGTCCCCCATCACTGGGAATGGCATCACACGTGCTGGGCGACATTCCACGTTACG ttGTAACACACTGCCCAGCCGGCGAACACTAAAAAACTCCAGACTGGTCTGCAAGAAAGACGACGTCCACGTTTGCATCATGTGCCTGCGGGCCATCATGAACTACCAG TATGGCTTCAACATGGTCATGTCCCACCCATGTGCTGTGAATGAAATTGCACTAAGTCTCAACAATAAAAATCCAAG aACTAAAGCTCTGGTCTTGGAGCTTCTGGCGGCAGTTTGTCTCGTGAGAGGAGGCCACGAAATTATTCTTTCTGCATTTGACAACTTTAAGGAG GTGTGCATGGAGGAACAGCGGTTTGAGAGACTAATGGAGTATTTCAAGAACGAGGACAACAATATCGACTTCATG GTGGCCTGTATGCAGTTCATCAACATTGTTGTGCACTCAGTGGAGGACATGAACTTTAGAGTTCATCTACAGTACGACTTCACCAAGCTCTGTCTGGATGACTACTTAGAC aaACTAAAGCACACAGAGAGTGATAAACTGCAGGTTCAGATCCAGGCCTACTTGGACAACGTGTTTGATGTGGGAGCCCTTCTTGAGGATGCGGAGACCAAAAATGCTGCCCtggagagggtggaggagctggaagaaaacatgtcacat ATGACAGAGAAGCTACAGGACATGGAGAATGAAGCCATGTCCAAGATTGTAGAGCTGGAGAAGCAGCTGATGCAAAGGAACAAGGATCTTGAGTCCATCAGG GAAGTCTACAAAGAAACCAGCTCACAGGTGCACTCACTGCGGCAGGTGCTGAAGGAGAAGGATGAGGCCATCCAAAGACAGAGTACCTTGGAAAAGAAGATCCACGAACTGGAGAAGCAGGGCACCATCAAAATCCACAAGAAAGGAGACGGAGACATCTCGATCCTAACCTCGCCGCCGTCTGGTGCGGAAGGTTTGACGGGCACTGTGATCGGAGGACACGCTCCAGCTGGCAGTCCAAGCCATGACAGAGTTGGAGCGGGCATGCCTGCTCCtcccccaccaccccctccacccccaccgCTACCAGTAAACGGCTCAT TGTCAAATGGACCGTCACTGGTCATtccagcagtagcagcagctcctccacctccgcctcccccaccaccccctccacctccccctccaccccctGGACTGGCTTCAGAGATCTCAGCCCCTCtgcctcctccgcctcctcctgtTGCTCCACCGCTGCCCGGCTGTGGGACGCCCACTGTCATCATGAACTCTGGTTTAGCAG CTGTTAAGATCAAGAAACCCATCAAGACAAAGTTTCGTATGCCGGTCTTCAACTGGGTAGCCCTTAAACCAAACCAGATCAACGGGACTGTCTTCAATGAGATTGACGATGAGAGGATACTCGAG GACCTAAACGTGGATGAATTTGAGGAAATGTTTAAGACAAAAGCCCAGGGCCCTTCGATTGATCTCAACGTGAACAAGCAGAAGGTCATTCAGAAGGTGCCCAACAAGGTGACTCTGCTGGACTCCAACAGGGCGAAGAACCTGGCCATTACACTGAGGAAAGTAGGCAAGACACCTGAGGAGATCTGCAAGGCCATTCAGAT CTTTGACCTACGGACGCTGCCCGTAGACTTTGTGGAGTGTCTGATGCGGTTCCAGCCCACAGAGAACGAGGTTAAAATCCTGCGGCAGTTTGAAAAAGAGCGCAAGCCGCTGGAGAGCCTGACGGATGAGGACCGCTTCATGATGCAGTTCAGTAAGATCGAGCGGCTCATGCAGAAGATGACCATCATGGCCTTCATCGGCAACTTCTGCGAGAGCATCCAGATGCTCACACCT CAACTTCACGCCGTCATCGCAGCGTCTGTGTCCATCAAGTCGTCACAAAAGTTAAAGAAAATTTTAGAG ATTATCTTGGCACTCGGAAACTACATGAACAGCAGCAAAAGAGGAGCGGTGTACGGGTTCAAGCTGCAAAGCTTAGACTTG CTCCTTGATACCAAGTCAACAGACCGTAAATTAACATTGTTACACTACATAGCCAATGTGGTGAAGGAGAAATACTCGCAGGTCTGTCTGTTCTACAACGAGCTGCACTATGTGGAGAAAGCCGCAGCAG TGTCGTTGGAGAATGTCCTGCTGGATgtgaaggagctgcagagaggCATGGAGCTGACCAAGAGAGAGTACAGCATGCACGGTCACAACACCATGCTCAAAGACTTCATCACACACAATGAGAGCAAGCTGAAAAAGCTGCAGGACGATGCCAAGATTGCACAG GATGCTTTTGACGAGGTGGTGAAATTCTTCGGCGAGAACTCCAAAACGACGCCGCCATCCGTCTTCTTCCCCGTGTTTGTGCGATTTGTTAAGGCTTACAGG CAAGCAGAGGAGGACAATGAGCAAAGAAAGAGGCAGGAGCAGATTATGATGGAGAAACTTCTAGAGCAAGAGGCAATGATGGAGGAAGACCAAAAG TCCCCATCCCATAAGAACAAGCGGCAGCAGCAAGAGCTGATCCAGGAGCTCAGAAGGAAACAGGTGAAAGACAGTCGCCATGTGTACGAAGGCAAAGACGGAGCAATTGAAGACATCATCACAG CCCTAAAGAAGAATAACATTACTAAATTTCCCAATATCTACTCGAGGGTAAGGAACTCCTCCTCCAGTAGCACGCCTGTAGTGGTGGATGTGCCCCAAACCTGGCAAGCATCTCTTTATTACCTCCCTTGCTCTTTTACTTCCTTGTCATTTAAGGTCCACTCATCCCCTCATGTCCCCGTTTTGCCCTCAGAGCACCTTTATAACAGTAAATTTGAATGCCTCATAATGAAGTTGGCTCTTTGCAGTAGTTTCTACTCCACTTGTGGATGCATCTTGATTTCACAAGATATATCTGAGCTTTTATAG